The genomic window CGTGTCCTGCGGGTGCGATAGTGTGTTGAGCCTGGTCTTGGTCTCCCGCAATGCGTCCCGGATCGCGCGGACGGCCTCGGCCGGACGCACAGCTACCCGCGCGGCGATCACAGCCAAGGCCAGCGGAAGCCCGCCAACGAGTCCGGCGATTTCGTCAGCAAGATGGCCCGCCTGCCGCATCCTGGCTTCGCCCAGTGAGCCAGCCAGCATAGCGGCCGCCTCGGGCCGGTCCAAAGGTCGAACGGTGAGTGGATGGGCACCCTCCCGGTTGACCAGGCTCTCCAAGCGGACCCGACTGGTGACGACGACGGGACACCCCGTTCCCGGGAGCAATGGTCTGGCCTGAGCGGAGTCCCGCGCATTATCCAGTACGACCAGTACTGAACGGCCCGCCGTCGCCGAACGGAAGGCGGCGATCAAGCCGTCGAGCGTGGCCATCGCCGGTTCGACATCGAGGTCCTTCAGCATCCTGGTCAAGATCTGCTCGGGCTCCTCCGGTCGAAGGGGACCCAAGCCGTTGAGATCCGCGTACAGCGTGCCTCCCGGAAACCTGTCTTCGAACTCTTCCGCCCACGAACACGCCAGGCTGGTCTTTCCGACCCCGGCCATGCCCGACACCATGACGATCCGGGTAGCTCCCGGTCCGGCGTCCGCGAGGAGCTCCGTCATCACCTGCCGCTCGCGTCGGCGTCCGACCAGTTGCCGATGACGCCCGGGGAGCTGCCGAGGCACTGCTACACCGGGCGTTACGCTGGCCACGGCTGGCCCAAACCGGGACTGGATCCCCATCAGTCGGCCGTACGGGTCGCCGTGTTCCCGAATGTGTCCGGCAAGAAAGGAACTCACCCACGCCCCGGACTCGGTCTCCGCAAGCACGTCAGAGGTGAGGGTTAGCAACTGGACATCGTGCGGCCAACGTCGGAGGGCATCGTACGCAGCCATCCGGAAGCCCCTGAGCTCGCCGCATTCGAACATCGCTTCGAGGAGGTCGACGGTTGCGCTGCGCCGCCGGTCATCCAGGATCGCCCGTTCCCGGCTCAGGTCGAACTTCTCGAAGTCGGCGTCCACGAGCGGTTCAGCTCGCCATTCGGCCAGCACCGTCTGCAGTTTCTCCACGCGTTCGCGGCCCGCCAGACGTTTCGCGTCGGTGACCCCACTTGTGAAGCGGAGGTAGTCGACCGCCCACCCGTCAAGCGTGATGATGCACTGCCGGTTGTCATTCCTGGGCTTCACCTGCGGCAGCCGGTCATCGAGGTCTCGCCGGGCGTCACGGACACGCGCGCCGTCGACCCGCTCTCCTGGCCAGAGCCTGGTCACTATCTCGCTGTGGTGCATCTTGTGATTCGGGGCGACGATGAGAATGGCAAGTAGACCCTTCGCACGCTGCGAGGTGATATCGACTTCGCGTCCGCCAACACGAACAACGAGAGGACCCAAAAGGTGGATTTCCATCGATCCCTCTTGACAATTGGCAAGTTTCTCATCATCGACACATCACAACCGAACCACTCGCCGGATCCTCGCACCTTTCCGCACCCACGGCCAGCAAGCCGACCCACGTTCGACCCACGACCGCACCGAGTACGCCCCTCCGGCAGCCTGCCAAGATGACCTGGCCTGCGAGAAGGTGCATTACAGGGCCTTCTCGGGGACATGGAAACGAAGATCAAGGAGAATACTGTGCAGAAAAGCTGCCTTTTCCGGCCCGCGTCCCGGGTGTGCGGAGGCGTGCGCCGGTCGACCTGGCCACCGCGGCGGACCCGGCGTCCCGGCCGCCCGACGACCACGCCCGCCCGCCCGCGAACGTCGTCCGTTTCTGCGACGCGGCCGTACCGTATGACGGTGGGGCAGTAACGCCGTCGGGGTGGCCGCTGTGTATGGTGGCCACCCCGACGAATCATCTTGACCCCGAGGCCGGGCCGACCAGACGCAGTCGTCTGGCAGGTCGACCGGAGAAACCCGAGATCATCCGGGTCGGCACGTCGAACACCCAGCCAGGACCCCGACCAGGTCGGCCACCTGCCGGTATCCGTTCGACACCCGCCTCCCCCAAGGCTGCTCGTAGCTGCTTGGCCAGGATCATCGATCATTTGAATCTACCCGCAGAAGCTTGTCTACATGATGACACATAATGGGAAATGTTTGCAGTTCCACCCTCGAAAACAAATGAATTGATAAACATTTCTTTTACGAATTTCGCGAAACCGATCGACTTACCGAAACGTGCCGTTGCCGGGAGTCTGACCGGCCCAGCGCGTCGAGGTGGTGGAGGAATACGTCGGGGTGAGCCGGGGTGGCGGTGACCCATTGGTTGGCGGTGTCGAGGCTGAGTAGCCATCGGCCTGCGGCGGTGTCGAGGTAGGTCACTGCTGAGCGGGTGTCGCTGGCGGGTAGTGCGTGGATCTGGCCGCCGCCGTAGCGGGGCAGTTTGAGCAGGGTGTCCAGACGACGCGCTTCCGCGCCACTGATTTCGTCGGTTGCCCAGGGTGTTTCGGATTCCGGCAGGTTGATCGTGTCGTCGCGGTGGATCTCGAAGTCAGGGATCTCGGCCAGCAGGGTCTCGGCCAGCGCATCGGGTGCGGCAGGCAGCAGCCGGGTCCACTCCCCTCTGCGCAGGAGCAGCACGCAGTCGGTGCCGGAGCACGACACAGCGACCCCGTAGCGCCCGTATTCTTCGTGCTGCACCCAGGCGAAGTACCCACTGGCTGGATACGCGACTGTCATGAGCGCGCTGGCGAAGTCCTCCCGCAACTGCGCGCCGACGAGGACGTCGGCATCGGCGAGGTCGGCGGTGACCGCCTCCTCCAGCTTGGCTCGCGACTCTTGGGGGAGCCAGACCTCGCGGCCGGTGAGGATCGCGGGTGTGGGACCGAGGTCGTATGTGGTCAGTGCGTGCAGGAGGGATTGGCGGTGCAGCGTTACGTCGTCACGCCAGGCCACGGGCGTTCCAGAAGCTCACTTGCCGATCACCGGCGGCACGGTCTTGGGTAGGTCGCCGACGAAGGCGCCGTCCGGGTCGCTTTCCTTGAGGTATTCGGCGCGCTTGCGTTCCTCGTCGTCGCCGCCCTTGCCCCGGCCGGCGCCGGCTCCCACTGGTCCGGCCATGGTGCCCGATCCGGGTCGGGCAGTGCCTGCGGTCGGGCCGCCCGTGCTGGGACTGCGGCCGCTGCCGGGTACTGCGGCTCCCGTGCCACGGCCTTGCCCGAGGTTGCCCGCGCCCTTGCCCGGCTCGCCCGGATTCAGGCGGCCGGAGCCGTGCGGGCCGCTGGCTACCCGACCCGCTCCTGCGATCGGGCCGGCGGACGTGCCACCACCCTGGCCGCCGCCTTGGCCAGGACCGCCGGTGCTGGTGCCAGGTCCCGGTCCGGTCGTGGGGAGCTGGCCGCCGGTGCTGGGCGGGGCGCGTAGCCCGCTGCGCGCGTGTTGTCGTCGCCTCGCGCCGCGGGCGGCTCGTTCGGTGTTCCGTTGCCGGGTACCGGCGGGGCGGGGGTCTCGCGATGGCGATCTTGTGGCGAAGGCACGTAGCCGCCGTCACCGTTCGGCACTGGGCCAGCGTTCCTGTGCGGGCTGTGTGGTGAGTCCCCTCGCACGTCCGGTGGAGGACTCACTACGCCCCCGTCGCTTCCGACGCTGTCCGGTTTCTTGAGGGTGATGGTGGTGTCACTGGTCGAGGCCATCAGCATGCCGTAGCTGGTAGGCATCGTGTCGCTTACCTGGCCGCTGGTGCCGTGGTAGCCCTCGTACGCCGTCTTGTTCGTCTCGGCGGCTTGCTGGTAGGCACGTGCCTGTTCGGCCAGGTCGGTCAGCATCGGGTACGGGGTGTTGATGAAGTCTGGTCGTGCGGGATCGGGTGGCATCGGTACCACGGTGTTCCGGGCGTGGGTGTACGCCTCGGCCTGCATGAGGTGCAGATCCTGCGATTTGCGCAACTCGTGGGTGGCCTGCTGGGCGACTTCCGCGACGGGTGTGGCCGCGTTGCTGGCGGCCTGCCCGGCGTCGCCTTGCCAGCCAGAGGCCATCAGGCGGTGCAACCTGGCCACCCGGTCGTTGATCGCTTGCTGGAGTTCGGCTTGACTCCGCGCCGTGTCCTGCGCGTCGGACAGCGAGCCAGGGCCCGGGCCGTTGGTGATCTGCTCGTAGATCTCTTCCGGCGTCAGGCCGGTGCCGAGGATGTCGCCGATGAGATTGCCGATGTTCGACATCACGAACCACCCCGCATGGTTTCCAGCATCATTCCGCCGACTCGCCGGGCGACCTGGCAGGGATCGACCGTGCCGATCTTGTCCCTGGACTGTCCGATGCCGACTTGGAATGCGAGTTCGTCGGTGGCTCCGACGAGGACCTGGCAGAAGCCGGTGTCGCGGCCGTTGTACGAGCCGTACGCCAGTGTCGGGTTGCCGCCGAGGGGTTCGAGGGGTTCGAACAGCTCGTACTGTTGCCTGCCAGCGTAGAAGTCGGTGAGGCCACGGTGTTCGCCTTTGGTCACCCAGTGGATGCTCGCTCGCCCGCCTGCGATGTTGGCGTCGTCTCGCCAGGTGCACATCGGGCCGGCCGGTCCTGCGGATTGCTTGCCCGGTCTGGCTCGCGGTCAGGACGCTGCATGGGTCGTCCTGGAACGGCTGCGTGTTGCCCAAGGGGGTTTCGACCTTCGGGGCGCCCGCGGCCGGCAGGTCGGTGCTCGGATTGGCCTGCTCCGTCGAAGGAGACTGTCCCTCGGATGATCGGCTCGAGGAGCCCGCCTGGCCGGTATCGACCGGGAGTGCGTGTCCCTCGTCGGTACCGGAGCAGGCGGTGAGCAGCAAGACCCCGGCGGCGGCGCTGGCGAGAGCGTGCCGTGTGCAACGCCGCGTCACCTAGATCGTCCCCCCGCCTTGCTGTTCCGATTCGATGCGATCGACGAGGCGACCGAGCCAGCTTTCGTTCTCGTCCTCGTTCGCGGTGTGCACGCCGAGCGCTTTCTCGCACAGCTCGATCTGGGCAAGGGCGTACTCCCGCATCTCGCCGAGCATGCGCTGGTAATCGTGCCCGGAGTCGTTGGCCTTGGCGGCCATGCCGGTACTTGCCGGATCCAGCCCTGGCCCCTGAACCGCCGACATCGGCGCGGAACCATCAAGTCCGTCCTCACAGTCCTTGATCAGACCGTTCCATTCCTTGATGATCTCCCGCATGGTGGGTTCGTCGTAGGCGAAGCTGCCTGCTTGCTGGGCTGCTTGGACCGGAGCCGCCGCCCCGCGAACGATGTCGTGCAGGCCGCTGCGCTGGTCACCAGCCTGGCCCTCGACCCACATCCGCTACGTCC from Amycolatopsis cihanbeyliensis includes these protein-coding regions:
- a CDS encoding ESX secretion-associated protein EspG; translation: MAWRDDVTLHRQSLLHALTTYDLGPTPAILTGREVWLPQESRAKLEEAVTADLADADVLVGAQLREDFASALMTVAYPASGYFAWVQHEEYGRYGVAVSCSGTDCVLLLRRGEWTRLLPAAPDALAETLLAEIPDFEIHRDDTINLPESETPWATDEISGAEARRLDTLLKLPRYGGGQIHALPASDTRSAVTYLDTAAGRWLLSLDTANQWVTATPAHPDVFLHHLDALGRSDSRQRHVSVSRSVSRNS
- a CDS encoding PPE domain-containing protein; translated protein: MSNIGNLIGDILGTGLTPEEIYEQITNGPGPGSLSDAQDTARSQAELQQAINDRVARLHRLMASGWQGDAGQAASNAATPVAEVAQQATHELRKSQDLHLMQAEAYTHARNTVVPMPPDPARPDFINTPYPMLTDLAEQARAYQQAAETNKTAYEGYHGTSGQVSDTMPTSYGMLMASTSDTTITLKKPDSVGSDGGVVSPPPDVRGDSPHSPHRNAGPVPNGDGGYVPSPQDRHRETPAPPVPGNGTPNEPPAARGDDNTRAAGYAPRPAPAASSPRPDRDLAPAPAVLAKAAARVVARPPARSQERVG
- a CDS encoding AfsR/SARP family transcriptional regulator, with protein sequence MEIHLLGPLVVRVGGREVDITSQRAKGLLAILIVAPNHKMHHSEIVTRLWPGERVDGARVRDARRDLDDRLPQVKPRNDNRQCIITLDGWAVDYLRFTSGVTDAKRLAGRERVEKLQTVLAEWRAEPLVDADFEKFDLSRERAILDDRRRSATVDLLEAMFECGELRGFRMAAYDALRRWPHDVQLLTLTSDVLAETESGAWVSSFLAGHIREHGDPYGRLMGIQSRFGPAVASVTPGVAVPRQLPGRHRQLVGRRRERQVMTELLADAGPGATRIVMVSGMAGVGKTSLACSWAEEFEDRFPGGTLYADLNGLGPLRPEEPEQILTRMLKDLDVEPAMATLDGLIAAFRSATAGRSVLVVLDNARDSAQARPLLPGTGCPVVVTSRVRLESLVNREGAHPLTVRPLDRPEAAAMLAGSLGEARMRQAGHLADEIAGLVGGLPLALAVIAARVAVRPAEAVRAIRDALRETKTRLNTLSHPQDTDLDVRVALSYSKDGLSEAAVNLWALLALHPGPTISLAAVVDLAGYDCGSEVAELVAAHLLEEPVYERYAMHDLVRDYGIELAGQLPPGRAEEVTATAFEFLLQHVWACDLALVPGRDLPIPVPISEVSEAPRTVQDAMTWLDDEYPTVTAALRKAAEVGAHRYTWLLAMALLTYQWRRSKFADADRYLRAAADAAERVASLPDQAMVYRMLAGSRWNMKKYTLAEAAQRRAVAFSERAGDLRGVAYGHVGLAALHLNQHEYTQAGAEYGEARALFEQLGDDLGEADALSGLAQVALAEGDHDRAVRSCLEARDRYELSDDLNGQAAILVVLGEVHKDRGDLSRAAATYDLAISHYRSLTRHSHEARTLIQLARALQLDGRTTESRQALRSAHALYRDLGDETGLAQVEELLGDV